One Streptomyces marianii genomic window, GATCGGCGACGTCCGTGAGGATGTAGAGCCGGCCTCGCGGGGCCAGCCACCGCTGCACGTTCGGCAGCAGCCGGGATCGGTCGAAGAACGAGAAGGAGAGCCGACAGGAAACGATGTCGACGCTGCCCGGAAGTAGCAGGCCGGACGTCGCGTTGTTGTCGATGTCCCACAGCTCGTAGCGGGCGCGGCTCACTGCAGCGCAGGCCTGCTCCAGGGCGACCTGGGAGAAGTCCAAGCCGATCGCGTCCAGGCCCCAGGCCGCGAGCTGCCGTGTCCACTTCCCGGTGCCGCAGCCAAGATCGACCGCACTCATACCGCGGACCAGGGACAACCTGCTGTGGGCGGCCCGGCGTTCACCGTCGCCGATGAGCCGGGGTGTCACCCGCCCGGAGGCATAGAGGTGATTCCAGACCTCGGCCGTCAAGGACGGTACGGCCGTCCTGGTCATGCTGATCTCATGAGTCTGCTGGGGGAGCGCGGCGTACGGGCCGGATACAGCGATCGCGCAGACTGCACCGAGAAGGACGTCGTTTCCCGGGACTGCCCGCTCGCCGGAAGTCTGGGCCTGTGGCCTTCCGTCATCGGGAGTGTGGTTGGTGCCGCCAGGTGCCGCCGTGGCATTGGTCGCCGCGTGAGGCGACTGCTCTTCGGTAGCGAGGGGGTACGAGGCCGGTGCGATCGTTCCAGCGGGTGTGGCGGCGGCTTCGCCGGCGGTGATCACGACGACCAGCACCAGGCCGCCGATGACGGCTCCGACCCATAAGAGGGACAGGAGCGGCTCACGGTCCGAGGCAAGGCGCCGCCGAGCCCGAGGCCGGCGCTCGTACACCCACGCGGCGATGCCGACGGGCAGACGGAGTGTGGCGAGGTAGACGCCCGTGTGGACGGCGTGCCGCAGCCACCGCACCATCTTCACCGGCGGTCGGACGGGGACGGCGTCGTACGGCGCGTACGCCGGGGGGTTCAGGGCCTTCACGGGACGGCCACCTCCGCCGAGTCCTGCTCCACTGCGGTGGGCGCGGCCGCCAGCACCAGGAGCGCCGCGGTGTGCGAGAAGGCCTGCGGGAAGTTCCCGAGCTGCTGCTCGGCATGCGGGTCCCACTCCTCGGAGAGGAGTCCGACGTCGTTGCGGGCATGGAGCAGCGCGTCGGTGAGAATCTCAGCCTCGTCGGTCCGCCCGATGCGCCGGAGGCAGACGGTCTGCCAGCCCAGCCCGATCAGGAAGGTGCCCTCGTGGCCGGTCAGGCCGTCGACGCCCGGCCCGTCGTCGCTGGTGCGGTAGCGCAGCAGGTAGCCGCCCTTGATGGACAGATCCCGCTGGACCGCTTCGATGGTGCCGATGGCCCGCTTGTCGTCGGCGGGCAGGAAACCGGAGAGCAGGGCGTGCAGGACGGCGGCGTCCAGCTCGGTGGAGCCGTAGTACTGGGTGAAGGTGTTGCGCTGCGGGTCGTAGCCCTTCTCGCAGACATCCCGGTGGATCTCGTCGCGCAGCACGCGCCAGTGCTCCAGCGGCCCGTCCATGTGGCCCGCCTCGGTGAACCGGACGGCCCGGTCGAGGGCCGCCCAGGCCATGACCTTGGAGTGGACGAAGTGACGGCGCGGCCCGCGGATCTCCCAGATCCCCTCGTCCGGCTCCCGCCACAGCTTCTCCACGCACCGGACAAGCCCGGTGATGAGCGGTGCCACCGCCGGCGCCAGGTCCGGATAGTGCTGCTGCGCCTTGTACAGGGCGCAGACGACCTCGCCGAACACATCGAGCTGGAGCTGCCCCGCCGCGCCGTTGCCGATCCGTACCGGACGAGAACCGGCGTGGCCGGGCAGCCAGCCGAGTTCCTCCTCGGCCAGGTCCCTCTCACCACC contains:
- a CDS encoding class I SAM-dependent methyltransferase, giving the protein MKALNPPAYAPYDAVPVRPPVKMVRWLRHAVHTGVYLATLRLPVGIAAWVYERRPRARRRLASDREPLLSLLWVGAVIGGLVLVVVITAGEAAATPAGTIAPASYPLATEEQSPHAATNATAAPGGTNHTPDDGRPQAQTSGERAVPGNDVLLGAVCAIAVSGPYAALPQQTHEISMTRTAVPSLTAEVWNHLYASGRVTPRLIGDGERRAAHSRLSLVRGMSAVDLGCGTGKWTRQLAAWGLDAIGLDFSQVALEQACAAVSRARYELWDIDNNATSGLLLPGSVDIVSCRLSFSFFDRSRLLPNVQRWLAPRGRLYILTDVADQHDGQLPPYECAMTEEEISSLGNDGWHVRDMFRLNRRAGIVLQPSGPSGP